From Microlunatus capsulatus, a single genomic window includes:
- a CDS encoding ArsR/SmtB family transcription factor gives MDADDLVFRALADPVRRLLLDALYQRDGRSLGELEAAVNQHVEMTRFGVAKHLRLLEQADLVITRKHGRAKLHHLNPVPIQQIHQRWIGKYTERAGVSALLLDLKQHLETPNALEAPTTTEDDPT, from the coding sequence GTGGATGCCGACGACCTCGTGTTCAGGGCTCTGGCAGACCCCGTCCGCCGACTGCTCCTGGACGCGCTCTACCAGCGGGACGGCCGCTCGCTGGGTGAGCTCGAGGCCGCCGTCAACCAGCACGTGGAGATGACCCGCTTCGGCGTGGCCAAGCACCTGCGCCTGCTCGAGCAGGCCGACCTCGTCATCACCCGCAAGCACGGCCGGGCGAAGCTGCACCACCTGAACCCGGTCCCCATCCAGCAGATCCACCAGCGCTGGATCGGCAAGTACACCGAGCGGGCCGGCGTCTCCGCCCTCCTGCTCGACCTCAAGCAGCACCTCGAGACACCGAACGCTCTCGAGGCACCGACGACCACGGAGGACGACCCGACATGA
- a CDS encoding NADP-dependent oxidoreductase: protein MKAVQFEEFGGPEVLHIVDREVPQPGPGQVRVRVQAAGVNPLDGKIRSGALQALFPTTLPVVPGFELAGVVDAVGEEVEELSVGDEVFGWSDTGAYAEFALVTAMAVKPSGLDWASAAALPVASEAAERVLDLLGIKAGETLLVHGASGAVGTLAVQLAVERGARVVGTAGPDNLDRVAGLGATATTYGPGLVDRVRALAPEGVDAVFDVAGKGALEDSIALRGSTDRIITIADFRARELGITFASGPGQRSAVRLGAVGRAVAAGDISVVVTTYPLERAVEAQQLSDGGHSRGKLILLVS from the coding sequence ATGAAAGCCGTTCAGTTCGAGGAGTTCGGAGGACCCGAGGTCCTGCACATCGTTGACCGTGAGGTCCCCCAGCCGGGGCCTGGCCAGGTCCGCGTCCGCGTCCAGGCGGCGGGAGTTAACCCACTCGACGGGAAGATCCGCTCGGGTGCGCTGCAAGCCCTGTTCCCCACGACGCTACCGGTCGTTCCCGGTTTCGAGCTCGCGGGCGTCGTGGATGCCGTCGGGGAGGAGGTGGAGGAGCTGAGCGTAGGTGATGAGGTGTTCGGCTGGTCGGACACCGGCGCCTACGCCGAGTTCGCGTTGGTGACCGCCATGGCCGTTAAGCCCTCCGGACTGGACTGGGCCAGTGCAGCCGCCCTTCCCGTGGCGAGCGAGGCCGCCGAGCGCGTCCTGGACCTGCTGGGCATCAAGGCTGGTGAGACGTTGCTGGTGCACGGCGCCTCCGGGGCCGTGGGAACTCTGGCGGTGCAACTGGCCGTGGAGCGCGGAGCTCGGGTGGTTGGTACGGCCGGCCCGGACAACCTCGATCGCGTCGCCGGTCTTGGTGCGACCGCGACGACCTACGGTCCGGGTCTGGTCGACCGCGTCCGGGCACTTGCCCCGGAGGGTGTGGATGCCGTCTTCGACGTCGCGGGCAAGGGCGCTCTCGAGGACTCCATCGCCCTGCGTGGCAGCACCGACCGGATCATCACCATCGCCGACTTCCGGGCCCGTGAGCTGGGCATCACCTTCGCCAGCGGCCCCGGGCAGCGCTCCGCCGTCCGCCTGGGTGCTGTCGGACGCGCTGTCGCGGCCGGCGACATCAGCGTGGTCGTCACGACCTACCCGCTCGAGAGGGCTGTAGAAGCCCAGCAGCTCAGCGACGGGGGCCACTCCCGCGGCAAGCTCATCCTCCTGGTCAGCTGA
- a CDS encoding GNAT family N-acetyltransferase, giving the protein MSATPLTIRPYQPADEREWLLCRLLSFFDTCYYDDVHTVRTSFELPAIRLVADLNGQVVGLIDIEIDDSAATIDSIAVHPDHQRGGIASRLLAAAIDELPDHVTTLDAWTREDHAALNWYQLQGFREAYRYLHVYKDGDSTDAGFTAPPPLTPPVLAFSHASIEHETELRSQFDRVYVCRQFLREVSR; this is encoded by the coding sequence ATGTCCGCCACCCCTCTCACGATCCGTCCCTACCAGCCCGCTGACGAGCGCGAATGGCTGCTCTGCCGGCTGCTGTCGTTCTTCGACACCTGCTACTACGACGACGTTCACACCGTCCGCACCAGCTTCGAGTTGCCCGCCATCCGCCTTGTCGCCGACCTGAACGGCCAAGTCGTCGGCCTCATCGACATCGAGATCGACGACAGCGCCGCCACCATCGACTCCATCGCCGTGCACCCTGACCATCAACGTGGGGGCATCGCATCACGCTTGCTGGCCGCCGCAATCGACGAACTGCCCGATCACGTGACCACCCTGGACGCGTGGACCCGGGAAGACCATGCCGCCCTCAACTGGTACCAGCTGCAGGGCTTCCGCGAGGCGTACCGCTACCTCCACGTCTACAAGGACGGCGACAGCACCGATGCCGGCTTCACAGCACCGCCGCCGCTAACGCCGCCGGTGCTCGCGTTCTCCCACGCGAGCATCGAGCACGAGACCGAGCTCCGCTCCCAGTTCGACCGCGTATACGTCTGCAGACAGTTCCTGCGCGAGGTGTCCCGGTAG
- a CDS encoding GNAT family N-acetyltransferase, translating to MYPPLAVEITTPLLSLRGATDDLLAELAPLVRAGEAVAEPPPFDDPMSLYEVDPERRVQRWLQGVWRGRGSVSADLWRLSFVVVHDGRAVGMQDLIGQRFDVFRSATSFSWLARSARGRGLGREMRAAVLHLAFEGLGADRAESEAFTDNAGSNRISQSTGYVANGTTWATRQGSAAVLQRWQLSREDWLPRRRDDISLAGVAACRAALAISARPPTSER from the coding sequence ATGTATCCGCCGTTGGCGGTCGAGATCACGACGCCGCTCCTGTCCCTGAGGGGCGCCACCGACGACCTGCTGGCCGAGCTCGCTCCCCTGGTGCGCGCGGGCGAGGCGGTCGCCGAGCCGCCTCCGTTCGACGACCCGATGTCGCTGTACGAGGTGGATCCCGAGCGGCGCGTCCAGCGGTGGCTGCAGGGCGTCTGGCGGGGCCGGGGCAGCGTCAGCGCTGACCTGTGGCGGCTCTCGTTCGTCGTGGTGCACGACGGCCGTGCGGTGGGGATGCAGGACCTGATCGGTCAGCGTTTCGACGTCTTCCGCTCGGCCACCTCGTTCTCCTGGCTGGCTCGGTCGGCCCGCGGGCGCGGGTTGGGTCGAGAGATGCGAGCCGCCGTCCTCCACCTCGCCTTCGAGGGCCTGGGTGCGGACCGGGCGGAGAGCGAGGCCTTCACCGACAACGCCGGCTCCAACCGGATCTCCCAGTCGACGGGTTACGTGGCCAACGGGACCACCTGGGCCACCCGGCAGGGGTCGGCGGCGGTGCTCCAGCGTTGGCAGCTCAGCCGGGAGGACTGGCTCCCGCGACGGCGGGACGACATCTCGCTGGCAGGAGTTGCTGCCTGCCGGGCTGCGCTCGCCATCTCGGCACGTCCTCCCACGTCCGAGCGGTGA
- a CDS encoding VOC family protein, with amino-acid sequence MSLFITCPVESVERATAFYTALGWTLNADMSDHNVACFAIAPDQHVMLASHAMYAGVGGVEELVGDPGTPSKVTVSFDLSSRAAVDELVERAGAAGGRIGDTDDYPFMYQRQFDDPDGYHYSPFWMKADADPTP; translated from the coding sequence ATGAGCCTCTTCATCACCTGCCCGGTCGAGAGCGTCGAGCGCGCGACCGCCTTCTACACCGCCCTCGGCTGGACCCTCAACGCCGACATGTCCGATCACAACGTGGCGTGCTTCGCCATCGCTCCCGACCAGCACGTCATGCTCGCCAGCCACGCGATGTACGCCGGCGTGGGCGGTGTCGAGGAGCTGGTCGGCGACCCCGGCACGCCGTCCAAGGTGACGGTGTCGTTCGACCTGAGCAGCCGCGCGGCAGTCGACGAGCTCGTCGAGCGCGCCGGCGCCGCCGGCGGGCGGATCGGTGACACCGACGACTACCCCTTCATGTACCAGCGGCAGTTCGACGATCCCGACGGCTACCACTACTCACCGTTCTGGATGAAGGCGGACGCCGACCCGACCCCGTGA
- a CDS encoding alpha/beta hydrolase-fold protein yields MVTEEFLPLLTAHGLRTQRIGLYGYSMGGYGALRLAGQLGPARVAAVATASAALWDRAADTATGAFDDPDDFSAHNVVGHQDDLDGIPVRVDCGRGDSFAPANRRYRNSFHDRPSGGLTDGAHDNQYWRRAAPAELRFLGQHLTT; encoded by the coding sequence ATGGTGACCGAGGAGTTCCTCCCCCTCCTCACCGCACACGGGCTCCGGACTCAGCGGATCGGCCTGTACGGGTACTCCATGGGTGGGTACGGCGCCCTCCGACTCGCCGGCCAGCTGGGCCCCGCGCGCGTCGCAGCCGTGGCCACCGCCAGCGCAGCCCTGTGGGACCGAGCCGCTGACACCGCCACTGGCGCCTTCGACGACCCCGACGACTTCTCCGCCCACAACGTCGTCGGACACCAGGACGACCTCGACGGCATCCCCGTCCGCGTCGACTGCGGCCGAGGCGACAGCTTCGCCCCCGCGAACCGCCGCTACCGCAACAGCTTCCACGACCGACCATCCGGCGGCCTCACCGACGGCGCTCACGACAACCAGTACTGGCGCCGCGCAGCCCCCGCCGAACTCCGCTTCCTCGGCCAACACCTCACCACCTAG
- a CDS encoding GT-D fold domain-containing glycosyltransferase, which translates to MICRLSNDDVVRFCRAHQLGLDETVTQLVSTGTSLARFGDGELGAMMRPGYDLYLQRSSPQLMAELRGIWTLDDLDPATLLLGFPLPFTGSYWSGVWGSLWPELRLITRDDLRYGNTHVTRPVYFRRLRGRGVDLWRAVWADQSVCVVTGTGSRFDLIPELFGSAASVVRETAPPVDAYADVDALERRLLAIPVDLFLLSLGPTATVLAARLSRRGRRALDIGHIVNSYKTVFHGADRPEHQPL; encoded by the coding sequence GTGATCTGCCGGCTCTCCAACGACGACGTGGTCCGCTTCTGCCGAGCCCACCAGCTCGGCCTCGACGAGACCGTCACCCAGCTGGTCAGCACCGGCACGAGCCTGGCCCGCTTCGGGGACGGCGAGCTCGGCGCCATGATGAGACCGGGCTACGACCTCTACCTGCAACGCTCGTCCCCGCAGCTGATGGCCGAGCTGCGCGGCATCTGGACGCTGGACGACCTGGACCCGGCCACGCTCCTGCTGGGGTTCCCGCTCCCGTTCACCGGGTCCTACTGGTCCGGTGTCTGGGGGAGCCTCTGGCCGGAGCTGCGGTTGATCACCCGGGACGACCTCCGGTACGGGAACACCCACGTCACCCGGCCGGTCTACTTCCGGCGCCTGCGGGGCCGGGGCGTCGACCTCTGGCGCGCGGTGTGGGCCGACCAATCCGTGTGCGTCGTCACCGGCACGGGGTCACGGTTCGACCTGATCCCGGAGCTCTTCGGCAGCGCCGCCTCGGTCGTCCGCGAGACGGCGCCGCCCGTGGACGCGTACGCCGACGTGGACGCCCTGGAGCGGCGGCTCCTGGCGATCCCCGTCGACCTCTTCCTGCTCTCCCTCGGCCCGACGGCGACCGTCCTGGCCGCGCGGCTGTCGCGCCGCGGCCGGCGCGCCCTCGACATCGGCCACATCGTGAACAGCTACAAGACGGTCTTCCACGGGGCTGACCGGCCCGAGCACCAGCCGCTCTAG
- a CDS encoding PLDc N-terminal domain-containing protein, protein MIRVELVLGLLVFVLWLFSLLEVVRSDDGAVRHLPKLVWLLVVLLFPLVGSIAWLVAGRPVGAPRTGHLERAAPAYPEYDRPGRAAASTPEADEAFLRKVRERAEAQRRAYREQQRGREHQEGGGSEPS, encoded by the coding sequence GTGATCCGCGTCGAACTGGTTCTCGGGCTGCTCGTCTTCGTGCTCTGGCTGTTCAGCCTGCTCGAGGTGGTCAGGAGCGACGACGGAGCGGTCCGCCACCTCCCCAAGCTGGTCTGGCTGCTCGTCGTCCTCCTGTTCCCGCTGGTGGGCTCGATCGCGTGGCTGGTGGCCGGCCGACCGGTCGGGGCGCCGCGAACGGGTCATCTCGAGCGCGCGGCGCCCGCGTACCCCGAGTACGACCGGCCCGGCCGCGCCGCCGCGAGCACGCCGGAGGCGGACGAGGCCTTCCTGCGGAAGGTGCGCGAGCGCGCCGAGGCGCAGCGCCGTGCCTACCGGGAGCAGCAGCGGGGGCGGGAGCACCAGGAGGGTGGCGGGTCCGAGCCCTCCTGA
- a CDS encoding winged helix-turn-helix transcriptional regulator — protein sequence MSDLAAALDVVGARWALLIVERLLEGPQRYGDLQRDLGVPTNMLATRLRELEAAGLLSRLPLRHNTRAYALTERGLALREPIVALANWGRNDA from the coding sequence GTGAGCGACCTCGCCGCGGCCCTGGACGTCGTCGGAGCACGGTGGGCCCTGCTCATCGTGGAACGGCTGCTCGAGGGGCCGCAGCGCTACGGCGACCTGCAGCGCGATCTCGGCGTGCCGACGAACATGCTCGCGACACGCCTGCGCGAGCTCGAAGCGGCCGGCCTCCTGTCCCGCCTGCCCTTGCGGCACAACACCCGGGCCTACGCCCTGACCGAGCGCGGCCTCGCCCTGCGCGAGCCGATCGTCGCACTCGCCAACTGGGGCAGGAACGACGCGTAG
- a CDS encoding GNAT family N-acetyltransferase — translation MSQLEVAVRRAGPHEMGILERLWLMFRHDLSEFRGVLPGPDGSFRSDRLRAAVEDPAWAAYLVWADDRPVGLALVRALDQPVRVLNGFFVVRGARRTGTGSRAVLQVLANHPGPWEVAFQADNAAAVQFWRRVASATSGDAWTEERRAVPGRPDLPPDVWISFSHQQTAAP, via the coding sequence ATGTCCCAGCTCGAGGTGGCCGTCCGGCGGGCAGGACCCCACGAGATGGGGATCCTCGAGCGGTTGTGGCTGATGTTCCGCCACGACCTCTCGGAGTTCCGCGGTGTCCTGCCCGGACCCGACGGCAGCTTCCGCAGCGACAGGCTCCGGGCCGCCGTCGAGGATCCCGCGTGGGCTGCCTACCTCGTCTGGGCCGACGACCGACCCGTCGGCCTGGCCCTCGTCCGGGCGCTCGACCAGCCGGTCCGGGTCCTCAACGGCTTCTTTGTCGTCCGCGGAGCGCGCCGCACCGGGACCGGGTCGCGTGCCGTCCTCCAGGTCCTCGCGAATCACCCCGGTCCCTGGGAGGTCGCCTTCCAGGCCGACAACGCCGCCGCCGTCCAGTTCTGGCGCCGCGTCGCGAGCGCGACGTCGGGCGACGCCTGGACGGAAGAACGACGTGCCGTCCCCGGCCGACCCGACCTGCCGCCCGATGTGTGGATCTCCTTCTCCCACCAGCAGACCGCAGCTCCGTGA
- a CDS encoding DUF6434 domain-containing protein: MTESRPTLDEHLTGPELLRWYWLRSELAALARSLRVPAHGGKHELTARLVAHLDHGSPPPPAPRRRPAPPALPEPLTAATTIQAGQRCTQQLRRYFTAVLGPSFSFDAAMRDFISDGTGRTLGDAITHWHATRSRPAPQIGSQFELNAFIRDWHHQHPKGSRAHALTAWRIYRALPVDARPSAGAGTP; the protein is encoded by the coding sequence ATGACGGAGTCGCGCCCAACCCTCGACGAGCACCTGACGGGACCCGAGCTCCTGCGGTGGTACTGGCTCCGCAGCGAACTTGCGGCTCTGGCTCGATCGCTCAGGGTTCCGGCTCACGGAGGCAAGCACGAGCTCACGGCACGGCTCGTCGCTCATCTCGATCACGGCAGTCCGCCCCCGCCGGCCCCACGTCGCCGACCCGCGCCGCCCGCGTTACCTGAACCACTCACCGCCGCCACGACTATCCAGGCCGGGCAGCGCTGCACCCAGCAGCTGCGCCGCTACTTCACCGCCGTCCTCGGGCCCTCGTTCTCTTTCGACGCCGCCATGCGCGACTTCATCTCCGATGGGACAGGTCGGACCCTCGGCGACGCGATTACTCACTGGCACGCCACTCGATCGCGACCAGCGCCCCAGATTGGCAGCCAGTTTGAACTCAACGCCTTCATCAGAGACTGGCACCACCAACACCCAAAGGGATCACGCGCTCATGCACTTACGGCGTGGCGCATCTACCGCGCGCTTCCTGTTGATGCTCGTCCATCGGCCGGGGCCGGCACGCCGTAG
- a CDS encoding sugar phosphate isomerase/epimerase family protein, whose product MFTDLALGALGHPRDLPTALELAARHGFGGVDPDVGHLRGLRSRTQVQELADDLTSRGLRWGIGGLPVSLTAAPAVFAEQLAALPQVAEILAAAGVGAVGTWVKPMDDALTYRRNWRLHVGRLALVAGVLDDAGIRLGLEYVGPKTFWSTERFPFVHTLAELRELIADAGAGNVGVILDTYHWYTAGETPADLRALTASDIISVDLNDARDDRERDEQQDQDRRLPGTTGVIDLSGFVDVLVELGYDGPVKAEPFLSTLAERPVDDVLAEVSDLLDRALAPAQELSRS is encoded by the coding sequence ATGTTCACCGACCTCGCTCTCGGCGCCCTCGGCCACCCGCGCGACCTCCCGACCGCTCTCGAGCTCGCGGCCCGGCACGGGTTCGGCGGGGTGGACCCCGACGTCGGCCACCTCCGCGGGCTGCGCAGCCGGACGCAGGTGCAGGAGCTCGCCGACGACCTCACGAGCCGCGGCCTGCGGTGGGGCATCGGCGGCCTCCCCGTGTCGCTGACGGCGGCGCCGGCGGTCTTCGCCGAGCAGCTGGCGGCGCTGCCGCAGGTGGCGGAGATCCTGGCCGCGGCCGGGGTGGGCGCCGTCGGCACCTGGGTCAAGCCGATGGACGACGCGCTGACCTACCGGCGCAACTGGCGCCTCCACGTCGGGCGCCTCGCGCTGGTCGCCGGCGTCCTCGACGACGCCGGGATCCGCCTCGGGCTGGAGTACGTCGGGCCGAAGACGTTCTGGTCCACCGAGCGGTTCCCCTTCGTCCACACCCTGGCCGAGCTGCGCGAGCTGATCGCCGACGCCGGTGCCGGCAACGTCGGCGTCATCCTCGACACCTACCACTGGTACACCGCGGGCGAGACCCCGGCGGACCTGCGGGCGCTGACCGCGTCCGACATCATCTCGGTCGACCTGAACGACGCGCGCGACGACCGGGAGCGCGACGAGCAGCAGGACCAGGACCGCCGGCTGCCCGGCACGACCGGGGTCATCGACCTGTCCGGCTTCGTGGACGTCCTCGTCGAGCTCGGCTACGACGGGCCGGTCAAGGCCGAGCCGTTCCTGTCCACGCTCGCCGAGCGTCCCGTCGACGACGTGCTCGCCGAGGTCTCGGACCTGCTCGACCGCGCGCTCGCCCCGGCGCAGGAGCTCTCCAGGAGCTAG
- a CDS encoding VOC family protein — translation MTRDATAPVNPVLSVRVDDIDAAHARARERGYEIVHPLTTEEWGVTRFFVRAPDGNLLDVVQHRD, via the coding sequence GTGACCCGCGACGCCACGGCCCCTGTGAACCCTGTGCTCTCGGTCCGGGTCGACGACATCGACGCTGCCCACGCTCGAGCGCGGGAGCGTGGCTACGAGATCGTCCATCCGCTCACCACCGAGGAGTGGGGCGTGACCCGCTTCTTCGTCCGGGCTCCCGACGGCAACCTCCTCGACGTGGTGCAGCACCGCGACTGA
- a CDS encoding SDR family oxidoreductase produces MTTTPRPPTRPILVVGATGFLGGKVVDALLARGKDVRALVRPSTDATQLEAQGVVIARGNMLDLDSLTAAMTDADAVISTAAGYTRGGRDAADVDTVGNANLAEAASRTGIRRFVLTSILTSDQTPGVPHFWHKKIAEDELERRGVPFVALRPGAFLDQVAVMAGNPTANGRLGWLGKPTVPLTFVHTSDLAAHLAAAVDADVSDGERIDIGWDRPVSVREVARLMGDAAGRKITVWAVPSVIGRAAAAVIGRRKPIVADMTAMFRWFDTGRYVADTTRQEQLFGPAPTAERTVAQITNELASMSTTKTR; encoded by the coding sequence GTGACCACCACACCCCGACCCCCCACCCGCCCCATCCTTGTCGTCGGAGCAACAGGCTTCCTCGGCGGGAAGGTCGTTGACGCTTTGCTTGCCCGCGGAAAGGACGTCAGAGCCCTCGTCCGGCCGAGCACCGACGCCACGCAGCTCGAGGCCCAAGGAGTGGTGATCGCTCGCGGCAACATGCTCGACCTCGACTCCCTCACAGCAGCGATGACCGACGCGGACGCGGTCATCTCCACCGCGGCGGGCTACACCCGAGGCGGCCGCGACGCGGCAGACGTCGACACCGTCGGTAACGCCAACCTCGCCGAGGCAGCCTCCCGGACCGGCATCCGGCGGTTCGTCCTCACCAGCATCCTCACCAGCGACCAGACACCAGGGGTCCCGCACTTCTGGCACAAGAAGATCGCCGAGGACGAGCTCGAACGGCGAGGGGTGCCGTTCGTGGCCCTGCGACCCGGCGCCTTCCTCGACCAGGTCGCCGTCATGGCCGGGAATCCCACCGCGAACGGCCGCCTCGGCTGGTTGGGCAAGCCGACCGTTCCCCTGACCTTCGTGCACACCTCCGACCTGGCAGCGCACCTGGCCGCCGCCGTCGACGCCGACGTGTCCGACGGCGAACGTATCGACATCGGCTGGGACCGCCCGGTCAGCGTCCGTGAGGTCGCCCGGCTGATGGGTGACGCGGCCGGCCGGAAGATCACGGTCTGGGCCGTGCCCTCCGTCATCGGACGCGCAGCAGCCGCCGTCATTGGACGGCGCAAACCCATCGTGGCCGACATGACAGCCATGTTCCGCTGGTTTGACACCGGACGCTACGTCGCCGACACCACCCGCCAGGAGCAGCTGTTCGGGCCCGCCCCCACCGCCGAACGCACCGTCGCCCAGATCACCAACGAGCTGGCGAGCATGTCCACCACCAAGACACGCTGA
- the pip gene encoding prolyl aminopeptidase, with protein MPHPRIEPYASGLLTVDDGDQIYWETSGNPDGKPVLHLHGGPGSGLGRGGYRRNFDPERHLIIGIDQRGCGRSRPRAIEALDRLHLNTTQRLIRDLEAVRQHLQVDSWLVTGVSWGSTLALAYALAVPARVTQLALVAVTTTSREETQWITEGVGRIFPEAWDRFDRASGRRGGERVVEAYARRLAGADPADRAQAALDWDEWESTHISLDPLWTPDQRRPDPVQRETFATLVTHYWANDAFLSGDAAIRRRVSEIGHIPAVLIHGRHDVSGPAITPWQLHQQWPASRLMIVESEGHGGPESMEQLRLAVDAWSATTQP; from the coding sequence ATGCCGCATCCCCGGATCGAGCCGTATGCCTCGGGACTGCTGACGGTTGACGACGGTGACCAGATCTACTGGGAGACCTCGGGCAACCCAGACGGCAAGCCTGTCCTTCACCTGCACGGCGGACCCGGTAGCGGCCTGGGACGCGGGGGCTACCGGCGCAACTTCGACCCGGAAAGACACCTCATCATCGGCATCGACCAGCGGGGCTGCGGGCGCAGTCGCCCCCGGGCCATCGAGGCACTCGACCGGTTGCACCTCAACACCACTCAACGACTGATCCGCGACCTTGAGGCAGTCCGGCAGCATCTGCAGGTCGACTCCTGGCTGGTGACGGGAGTGTCGTGGGGGTCGACGCTGGCACTCGCGTACGCGTTGGCGGTTCCGGCGAGGGTTACGCAGTTAGCGCTCGTGGCCGTGACCACCACCAGCCGGGAAGAGACGCAGTGGATCACCGAAGGCGTGGGGCGGATCTTTCCGGAGGCCTGGGACCGGTTCGATCGGGCATCCGGCCGTCGCGGCGGTGAGCGGGTCGTGGAGGCGTACGCGCGCAGGCTGGCCGGGGCTGACCCGGCAGATCGAGCGCAGGCCGCTCTCGACTGGGACGAGTGGGAGAGCACGCACATCTCGCTCGATCCGCTCTGGACCCCCGACCAGCGACGCCCCGACCCCGTGCAGCGGGAGACGTTCGCCACGCTCGTGACCCACTACTGGGCCAATGACGCCTTCCTCAGCGGTGACGCCGCCATCCGCCGACGGGTCAGCGAGATCGGACACATCCCGGCCGTGCTCATCCACGGACGGCACGACGTCAGCGGACCCGCGATTACACCCTGGCAGCTCCACCAACAGTGGCCGGCCAGCCGGCTGATGATCGTTGAATCCGAAGGACACGGGGGCCCGGAGTCGATGGAGCAACTGCGCTTGGCGGTTGACGCTTGGTCCGCGACCACCCAGCCCTAG
- a CDS encoding SRPBCC domain-containing protein gives MSENLVQIYSIYINAPAQRIWDAITRSEHTNRWGYGGDVELDPRPGGVFNNLTTAEMKQMGMGDVAIEGTVLEIDPPHRLVLSWKAAWYPDSEPTRVSWELTEYPSGLTRVVLTHDVTAAPQLAAEIAGGGDPQQGGGGWLWSLSGLKTLVETGAPMDQPAA, from the coding sequence ATGAGCGAGAACCTGGTCCAGATCTACAGCATCTACATCAACGCCCCGGCCCAGCGGATCTGGGACGCCATCACCCGGTCCGAGCACACCAACCGCTGGGGCTACGGCGGCGACGTCGAGCTCGACCCCCGCCCGGGTGGGGTCTTCAACAACCTGACCACCGCCGAGATGAAGCAGATGGGCATGGGCGACGTCGCCATCGAGGGCACCGTCCTCGAGATCGACCCGCCGCACCGGCTGGTGCTCAGCTGGAAGGCGGCGTGGTACCCCGACTCCGAGCCCACGCGCGTGAGCTGGGAGCTGACGGAGTACCCGAGCGGGCTGACCCGCGTGGTGCTGACCCACGACGTCACGGCGGCGCCCCAGCTGGCGGCCGAGATCGCCGGCGGTGGCGACCCGCAGCAGGGCGGCGGCGGCTGGCTGTGGTCGCTGTCCGGGCTCAAGACCCTCGTCGAGACCGGCGCGCCGATGGATCAGCCGGCGGCCTGA
- a CDS encoding PadR family transcriptional regulator has protein sequence MASVERSSLVLRGVLDLCLLALLTDRAVYGYELSERLGAFGLPVAPGSVYPLLARLERQGLVKTELRPSERGPARKYYALTAEGRRVLVEGHLEWESITAAVDRVLCQSPPSPNLGS, from the coding sequence ATGGCATCGGTCGAACGCAGCAGCCTCGTCCTTCGGGGAGTGCTCGACCTCTGCCTGCTAGCCCTTCTGACTGACCGCGCGGTCTACGGGTACGAGCTGAGCGAGCGCCTCGGCGCCTTCGGGCTACCAGTGGCGCCGGGCTCGGTTTACCCGTTGCTCGCCCGTCTCGAGCGTCAGGGACTGGTGAAGACCGAGCTGCGCCCCTCCGAGCGGGGACCGGCACGCAAGTACTACGCCCTCACCGCCGAGGGCCGACGAGTTCTTGTTGAAGGTCACCTCGAGTGGGAGTCAATCACCGCAGCGGTCGACCGCGTCCTCTGCCAGTCCCCGCCCTCCCCCAACTTGGGTTCATAG
- a CDS encoding MarR family winged helix-turn-helix transcriptional regulator: MAEKDDLLLFDEGRVSHVIFQLARAHRGYAATLLRQLGLHPGQELILMHLFARDAQTQSELLASIGLDHSTLSKALRRMQEAGLLTREPATHDRRVLVVRLTHQGQAMRGPIKDMWHTLEATTLQNLSPQQAQALTDSAQAVIDAINGQTHLPDPTRDEPS, from the coding sequence ATGGCTGAGAAAGACGACCTCCTGCTGTTCGACGAGGGCCGGGTGAGCCACGTGATCTTCCAGCTGGCTCGCGCGCACCGCGGCTACGCCGCCACCCTGCTGCGACAGCTCGGACTGCATCCCGGCCAGGAGCTGATCTTGATGCATCTCTTCGCCAGGGACGCCCAGACCCAGTCCGAACTGCTCGCAAGCATCGGTCTCGACCACTCGACACTGTCCAAAGCGCTGCGCCGCATGCAAGAGGCCGGGCTCCTCACCCGGGAGCCGGCCACACACGACCGACGCGTCCTCGTCGTGCGCCTCACCCACCAGGGCCAAGCCATGCGCGGCCCCATCAAGGACATGTGGCACACCCTGGAGGCGACCACCCTGCAGAACCTCTCACCCCAGCAAGCCCAGGCCTTGACCGACTCCGCTCAGGCCGTCATCGACGCGATCAACGGCCAAACCCACCTGCCTGACCCGACCAGAGATGAGCCATCGTGA